The genomic segment TGGTTAGCTGGCCACCATCATCCTTGCGTTTCGAGGCCGAATCGGGTTCACAATCGTTAGGGCTCGCACCTTCGTTGTCCGGGAGGGTTCTCCCCCCGTCGCCCCCAACGCGCCCTCGCGTTGGAGACCGGCCTGCTCCCCACGCTTGATCACTCTCGCGCAGGAGACCGCAACTACATGATGAATGAGCAATTATCACGCCTGACACCTCTCAGTCAGGTAGATCGGCCAGGCTTTCCCTGGCGCACCAGAGCACGCCAAGGGGAACGCAAACACGTTTCCGGATTTCCGTTTCGAGGGGTGGTTTCACCCGGAGGACGATTTCCCCGCCTCATCCCTGTTTGTCATCGAGGGGTGATCCGGCGATCGGGGCGTGGTATAATGCCGGCCTTTCAGAGGAGACGCCGATGACGCAACGGCCGGGTTACGAGGTGACGGGAGGAGCGGATCTCGCATACTGGGCCGGGGACGGCGCGTTCCGGCTCCCGGGAGACGGGGGGGAAGCCCTGGCGACCGTCCCCGCCGGCGACGGCATTCACGCCGTGCTCGCCGAGCCCGGGGAGAGCTTGCCGGCGGGGGGAGGGGACCGCGCCTGGGAACGGGCCCAGGCGGCGGAGCGGGCCTTCTGGCAGCGCTGGCGGTCCATGGCGGTTTACCAGCGGGTTTCCCTGGAGGCGTACTGGGCCGGGGTGGTGGAGAAAACCGGAGGCCCCTTCCCGCCCGGAAAGGTCCTGGACGTCGGCTGCGGCCCGGTGTCGGTGCTCAACTTCTTCCGTGGGGAAGGCGTCCGCCCCCTCGGCATCGATCCCCTGGCGTCCTTCTACCACCGGGAAAAGCTGGTGGAAACCCGCCCGGGCTGGGAGCCGGCGCCCATGGTCTCCCTCCCGGCGGAAAGGCTCCCCTTCCCCGACCGGTATTTCGACACGGTCCTCTGCTTCAACGTCCTCGATCATGTCCGGCACCCCCGGGGGGTCATCGGGGAGATCGTCCGCGTGGCGCGGCCGGGGGGGAATGTGCGGGTTTTCGTCCACACCTTTTCCCGCTGGGCGAAACGTCTCCTCTTCTTCGACACGCCGCACGTGAATCACTGGGACCGGGCGGAATTCCGCCGACTGCTGGAGGGGGCGGGTTTGCGGGTGGAAAGCGACCTGCACGAGCGGAAGACCTTCGACGTCCCCCCGGGCCTGCTGAACGCGCTCAAGCACCTGCCCTACCGCCTGGCCGCACGGGTAATGTTCACCGACTACTACCAACTGGAGGTCGGGGCATAAAGCCCGCCGGCCGGCGCGTGAAACGGGAGTTCAACCCCGGCCGGCCATCATCTGTTGTAACCACGGATGAACACGGATGAACGCCGATGGGCACGGGCGGGGGCGGGATTTCCCGTTCTCCCGACGTCTCCCGCACCGGCCGCGCACCCTCCGTACCCCTGTGCCTCCGTCAGAGATCCATCCGGAATTTCTCTTACAGAGGCTCGTAGGCACGGGGAGGAGGCGCCTCCGTTTGCCGCGGGCAAGCCCCGCGTCATCGCCTGCCCCCTTTGTCCTGTCTCCTGAATTCTGTCTTCTTCGTCCGTGTATTTCGTGTATTCCGTGGTCAATTCCCGGATCGATCCGTGTCCATCCGTGTTCATCCGTGGTTTCGCAAGCTTTTCCGTGGTTTGTCAGTCCCCGAAGCAGATGCCCAGTTCGCGGGCGGTCAGGATGGTGTCGCAGTCGACCGGGACGGCCTTGAAGCGTCCGGCCACGTCCCCCAGCGGGACGTAGCGCACCCGCGGCGGGTCCAGGGCCACCATGATCCCGGACTGCCCCTCGTGGAGGGCCCGCACCGCGGCGGCGCCGAAACGGAGCGCGATGAGGCGGTCGAAGGTGGTGGGGCTCCCGCCCCGCAGCAGGTGCCCCAGCACCACGCACCGGCACTCCTTCCCCGTCAGCTCGGAAAGCTGGCGGGTGACCTTCTCCCCGATCCCCCCCAGGCGCTCCGCGCGGCCGACCTGCTTTTCCACGACCGCGGCGTCGCCGTCGATGGGCTTCGCCCCCTCGGCCACCACCACGATGGAGCAGGGCCGCCCCCGCTCGGCGCGCTTCTTCAGGTGCTCGGCCACCTTCCGGATGTCGTAGGGGATCTCCGGAATGAGAATGGTGTGGGCCGCACCGGAAACCCCCGTGTTCAGGGCGATCCAGCCGGCGTAGCGCCCCATCACCTCCACCACCATGATGCGCTGGTGAGACTGGGCGGTGGCGTAGAGCCGGTCGAGGCACTCCGTGGCGAAGCTGACCGCGGTGTCGTATCCGAAGGTGATGACCGTCTTGTCCAGGTCGTTGTCGATGGTCTTGGGGACCCCCACCACCTTGAGACCTTTTTTCTCCAGGCCGTGCGCGATGGCCAGGGTGCCGTCGCCGCCCACGGCCACCAGGTGGTAGATGCCGTGCATCCAGAAGGCTTTCATCAGGTTGTCGGAGAGGTCCGTCTCCCGCGTGACGCCGTCGGGCCCCGTGACGGGGTAGCTGAAGGGGTTCCCCCGGTTGGTGGTCCCCAGGATCGTCCCGCCGAGGTGGGTGATGCCGCGGACCCGGTCCCGGTCGAGGCGGACCAGCCCGCAGCCGGGGAAGCGCTCGGGAAAGAGGAGGCCGTTGAAGCCCTCGGCGATCCCGTAGCACTCCCAGCCTCGATTGATGGCCGAGACCGACACGGCGCGGATGACGGCGTTGAGGCCCGGCGCGTCGCCCCCCCCGGTGCAGATGCCGATTCGCTGGATGGTGCCGTCGGTCATGGTGACGCTCCTGCGGAAAGATGAGGCATTATACAACAGAAACGGGCCGGGGGAAGCGGCAGGGGCAACCAGAGGAGAGAGAAGATGGGGGAGGGGAGTGATGGGAATTATGGGAATTATGGGAACTATGGGAATTATGGGAGTTGTAGGAGTTATCGGCTGTCCTTTAGGTCCTTTTGGTCCTTTGGGTCCTTTTGTCCTTTGAGCGCTATTTGCCGCTCCGGGCCCCTGCGGCCTGGCACAGGATCCTCGCCGAGCGGGCGGGAACCGTGAGGGTCAGCTTTCCCCCCGAAACCCGCGGCGCCGGCCCCCGCGGACCGTACAGCTCGCGGAACCGGCCGCTCACTCCCTCCAGGGTGACGGTTCTCGCCTCCGCGTCCCGGTTGAGGACCACCACCACCCGCTCGCCCCCCGCCGCGCGCGAGAAGGCGTAGACGCCGTCGTCGCCCGCTCGCAGCGCCCGGAAATCCCCTTCCCGCAGCGCCGGGTGCGCCCGCCGGAGCCGGATCAACTCCCGGAACGTTTCGAAAACCGCCCGGTCGAAGGCGACGGGGTCGGCCTTCGGGCGCGGGCCCCCGCCCGGCAGCACGGCCTCGGGGGCGTAGCGGAGGTCGTCCCAGACCATCGGCTTGCGGCAGCAGGGGTCGTTGGCGCCCCACATCCCGGCCTCGTCGCCGTAGTAGACCATGGGCGCCCCGGGGTAGGTCATCAGGAAGGCGACGGCCAAGAGCTGGAGCTTGCGCTCGTCCGCCGTGGGACGCCGGGTGTCGAAGCGGGGGTTGTCCCCCTTCGAGAGGCCGTAGTACTCCCCCCACTTCTCGAAGAAGAGGTGGGGGCCGTTCACGACGTGGGAGGCCATCCGGGTGCTGTCGTGGCTGTCCAGGAGGTTCTGGGCGACGGCGCCCACGCAGGGCGGGAAGGCCTCCCGCAGCGTCCGCAGCTGGGTGTCGAAGGCTTTCGCGTCGATGCGGCGCGGGCCCTCGATGAAAAACTGCCAGCAGGCGAAGGTGAAATTGTAGTTCATCACCGCGTCGAACTCGTCCCCCTGGACGTAGGGGGCGGTGGCGGCCGGGGTGTCCACCACCTCCGCCACCAGGTAGGCCCGCGGGTTGACGGACTTGACCAGGGTGCGCCACGCCTTCCAGAAGGGGTGGCGGATGCAGAAGGCCACGTCGAGCCGCCAGCCGTCGATGCCGTCGGACGGGTCGCCGTCGCCGTCGGGGTCCATCCAGCGCCGGGTGCAGGCGAACACGTAGCGGCGCGGGCCCTCCACCGTGCCGCCCTCGTCCTGGCGGATCTCGGGGAGTTCCGCCACGCCGAACCACCCCGCGTAACTGAACGGGACGCCCAGGGGACCGGGCTGGTCCCAGTCGGTCACGTTGAACCAGTCGGCGTAGGGCGAGGCCTTCCCCCGCTTGACCAGGTCCCGGAAGGGCCAGCTCCGGGTGCTGAGGTGGTTGAAGACCCCGTCCAGGATCAGGCGCATCCCCCGCCGGTGGACTTCCCGCACCAGCTTCAGGAGCAGCCGGTCGGCGGCGGTCCAGGCCCAGGTCTTCGGGTCGGCGGGGTCCTCGGCGGCAATGCGCTTGCGGTCGCCCGCCGGGTCGGGGCCGAAGGTGGGGTCCACGTGGTGCCACGAGCAGCCGTCGTACTTGTGGGAGGAGGGGGAATCGAAGACGGGGTTGAGGTAGAGGGCGTTCACCCCGAGTCGCTGCAGGTAGTCCAGCCTGTCCAGGACCCCCTGGAGGTCGCCGCCGTAGCGCCGGCGCTGGAGGTTGTACCAGATGTCCTTCCCGTTCTTCCGCTCGTAGGGCTGGAGCGCGTACCAGTCGGCGGTCCAGGGGTGGAGCTGCCAGGGAGAGGTGATATCGTGCGGGTAGGCCCCGTCCTGGTCTTCCACCCGCGGGTCGTTGCCCGGGTCGCCGTTGCGGAAGCGCTCGGGGAAGATCTGGTACCAGACCGCCTCCCGCGCCCAGGCGGGGACGAAGTCGGTCGCCGGCGCCGGGGTTGCCGCAGGGGCGGCCGCAGGGGGCGGGACAGCCGCTGTCTTCTCGGGCCGGGAGCCGGAGGTCGCCACCGGCCGGGCAGGCTTGTCGACCGCCACCGGCCCGGCGGGCTCGACTGGCGCCCCCGCCGCAAGCCCGGCCCACCCCAGGGCCGCGCAGAGGACAGCCACGGCCGGAACCGCCCGGAACGCCAGCCTGAACATTGGGTTGCACTGCGAACGGATCATGGCGGCCCCCTTTCCGACGCGTGGTCTCGGGAAGGGATTATACCCCAAAGCGGCGGGCGGGGCACCCCCTCGTGAAGACCGCCGGAAACCGGCCCGGAGGGGGAAAGGACAAAAGGACCAAAAGGACTCAAAGGACCAAAGGGACGGCAGACCTGAAGCGGTCGAGAGGGGCCCGCGGGAA from the Acidobacteriota bacterium genome contains:
- a CDS encoding class I SAM-dependent methyltransferase, whose product is MTQRPGYEVTGGADLAYWAGDGAFRLPGDGGEALATVPAGDGIHAVLAEPGESLPAGGGDRAWERAQAAERAFWQRWRSMAVYQRVSLEAYWAGVVEKTGGPFPPGKVLDVGCGPVSVLNFFRGEGVRPLGIDPLASFYHREKLVETRPGWEPAPMVSLPAERLPFPDRYFDTVLCFNVLDHVRHPRGVIGEIVRVARPGGNVRVFVHTFSRWAKRLLFFDTPHVNHWDRAEFRRLLEGAGLRVESDLHERKTFDVPPGLLNALKHLPYRLAARVMFTDYYQLEVGA
- a CDS encoding ATP-dependent 6-phosphofructokinase: MTDGTIQRIGICTGGGDAPGLNAVIRAVSVSAINRGWECYGIAEGFNGLLFPERFPGCGLVRLDRDRVRGITHLGGTILGTTNRGNPFSYPVTGPDGVTRETDLSDNLMKAFWMHGIYHLVAVGGDGTLAIAHGLEKKGLKVVGVPKTIDNDLDKTVITFGYDTAVSFATECLDRLYATAQSHQRIMVVEVMGRYAGWIALNTGVSGAAHTILIPEIPYDIRKVAEHLKKRAERGRPCSIVVVAEGAKPIDGDAAVVEKQVGRAERLGGIGEKVTRQLSELTGKECRCVVLGHLLRGGSPTTFDRLIALRFGAAAVRALHEGQSGIMVALDPPRVRYVPLGDVAGRFKAVPVDCDTILTARELGICFGD
- a CDS encoding alpha-glucosidase C-terminal domain-containing protein — its product is MIRSQCNPMFRLAFRAVPAVAVLCAALGWAGLAAGAPVEPAGPVAVDKPARPVATSGSRPEKTAAVPPPAAAPAATPAPATDFVPAWAREAVWYQIFPERFRNGDPGNDPRVEDQDGAYPHDITSPWQLHPWTADWYALQPYERKNGKDIWYNLQRRRYGGDLQGVLDRLDYLQRLGVNALYLNPVFDSPSSHKYDGCSWHHVDPTFGPDPAGDRKRIAAEDPADPKTWAWTAADRLLLKLVREVHRRGMRLILDGVFNHLSTRSWPFRDLVKRGKASPYADWFNVTDWDQPGPLGVPFSYAGWFGVAELPEIRQDEGGTVEGPRRYVFACTRRWMDPDGDGDPSDGIDGWRLDVAFCIRHPFWKAWRTLVKSVNPRAYLVAEVVDTPAATAPYVQGDEFDAVMNYNFTFACWQFFIEGPRRIDAKAFDTQLRTLREAFPPCVGAVAQNLLDSHDSTRMASHVVNGPHLFFEKWGEYYGLSKGDNPRFDTRRPTADERKLQLLAVAFLMTYPGAPMVYYGDEAGMWGANDPCCRKPMVWDDLRYAPEAVLPGGGPRPKADPVAFDRAVFETFRELIRLRRAHPALREGDFRALRAGDDGVYAFSRAAGGERVVVVLNRDAEARTVTLEGVSGRFRELYGPRGPAPRVSGGKLTLTVPARSARILCQAAGARSGK